TGGCGGCAATGTGCTCATGTTAGCCACTCTGCTCGCACTGCTTGCAGCAAATATCCCAGGGATCAGCACATTTTACAGTGAGTTCTGGGGCCAGGAAATGCGATTGCAGATCGGAGACTTCAACCTGTTCTCCCACGCCGGCCATCCAATGACCGTCCTACAGTTCATCAACGATGCACTGATGGCGATATTCTTCTTCAATATCGGGTTGGAAATCAAGCGCGAAATACTTGTCGGAGAACTATCCTCCTTCCGTAAGGCACTGCTTCCGGTACTCGGAGCGATAGGTGGCATGATCATACCTGTGAGCATATTCTTCATCATGTCACAAGGCACAACTTATACTGACGGAGCCGCCATCCCCATGGCTACCGACATTGCCTTCTCGTTAGGCATCATAGCCTTGCTCGGCTCAAGAGTGCCGTCATCACTGAAAATTTTCCTCACCACTCTTGCTGTTGTCGACGATATCGGAGGCATAATCGTCATAGCCACGTTCTATTCCGGACATATCGACATGGCGTTTATAGGTTACGCAGCCATCGGACTGCTTGTTCTTCTTGCCGGAGGGGCAGTGCTTAAGATTCAGACCAAGATGTTCTACTTCATCATAGGCGGTGTTGTATGGTTCCTTGTCCTGAATTCCGGCATACATCCCACTATAGCCGGAGTGCTTGTGGCATTGTGTGTGCCGTCAGTGCCTGTCTACGCCCCAGGCAAATACATAAAAATCATACGTGAGAACATACGCAGATTCCGTGAGGATGACGATCTAGACCCGAATTCACGTACCATACTCAGCCATGAGCAGATGGACTGGCTCAAGGAAATCGAGACAGCATCCGACCGTGTGATATCTCCGCTCCAGGACAT
The nucleotide sequence above comes from Duncaniella freteri. Encoded proteins:
- the nhaA gene encoding Na+/H+ antiporter NhaA gives rise to the protein MTTHHSSTPNIHNAEKETFADNVFFSARRALSHHASGGNVLMLATLLALLAANIPGISTFYSEFWGQEMRLQIGDFNLFSHAGHPMTVLQFINDALMAIFFFNIGLEIKREILVGELSSFRKALLPVLGAIGGMIIPVSIFFIMSQGTTYTDGAAIPMATDIAFSLGIIALLGSRVPSSLKIFLTTLAVVDDIGGIIVIATFYSGHIDMAFIGYAAIGLLVLLAGGAVLKIQTKMFYFIIGGVVWFLVLNSGIHPTIAGVLVALCVPSVPVYAPGKYIKIIRENIRRFREDDDLDPNSRTILSHEQMDWLKEIETASDRVISPLQDMEDQLHPLTDYLIIPLFAFANAGIYLLDIEPTAVVSGISLAIMVSLVVGKFVGIFLFSWLGVKTGIAPMPEKSNWKMMSAISLLGGIGFTVSLFIASLTFDTSYPIGAEMLDNAKLGIVAGSLTAGLLGYMLLRITLPKSANAIAPGTTSATHNEQRQ